The Gadus macrocephalus chromosome 13, ASM3116895v1 genome includes a window with the following:
- the LOC132470922 gene encoding inter-alpha-trypsin inhibitor heavy chain H3-like, translating to MSEVRGGVLLLLLGLLYLGTLWPVQGALLVSRYDATTKETRGAIRSIQKRSVDDAKMVEVLSVTVHCTVASRFAHTVMTSSALNKANSSQEIFFEVDLPKTAFITNFSMEIEGQIYVGVVNEKEKAKKQYEKAVSSGRTAGLVKASGRKMEKFSVSVNIAAKSNVTFILTYEELLQRKFGKYEILTRINPKQLVENFQIVADIYEPQGIAFVDAHATFLSNELLPLVEKTVTDNKAHISFSPTLDQQRKCPECDGSLINGDFIIKYDVKRASSLGDIQIVNGYFVHFFAPPDLPRIRKNVVFVIDRSGSMSGPKMIQTRVAMESILSDVHPEDYFGIIIFDSSIDLWKESLTKATEENVNEAIQFVRQIYHRGVTNINDAVMKAIHMLQDDRRNKKLPERSVDMIILLTDGMPNAGESNLQRIQQNVCEAIGGNMTLFCLGFGDDVDYSFLDVMAKQNNGVARRIYEASDATLQLQGFYDEVASPLLSAVDLRYPDNAVDSLTPHHFSQLFNGSEIVVAGRLSENDMDNFLVEVFANGFEQDFQVQGEASVTDWDVIYPEKDYIFGDFTERLWAYLTIQQLLETSKSGPAEKKSNATAKALEMSLKYSFVTPLTSMVVTKPETEDGPSGPLIADKLTEEQRQQADKQGARYLHSSPRSGGYSTAVAHHPTYFVDGDPHFMIELPEREDALCFNINDSPGTIFNLVKDPSIGLLVNGQTIGDKMVAPDGKVNTYFGRLGVVHHTLGVRLEVTTEYITLSQDGQKVKLLWSDQASLKGPSVDLLLTKDRSVKVTLRDSVKFVILLHKVWKMHPYHQDYLGFYTLDSHLLSPSVHGLLGQFYHGIEFEVGDLRPGEVPEKPDATMYVKGHQLNVTRGWQRDFRKDLKKGENVPCWFIHSNGTGLIDGSAEDYIVSGLFNTV from the exons ATGTCTGAGGTGCGGGGTggtgttctgctgctgctgttgggccTTCTGTACCTCGGGACACTTTGGCCGGTCCAGGGAGCCCTGCTGGTCTCTCGCTACGATGCTACGACGAAG GAGACAAGAGGTGCCATCAGGTCCATTCAG AAAAGAAGTGTAGACGATGCAAAG ATGGTGGAGGTGCTCAGTGTCACGGTACACTGTACGGTGGCTTCTCGGTTCGCTCACACAGTCATGACCTCCAGTGCTTTGAACAAAGCCAACTCCTCCCAGGAAATATTCTTCGAGGTGGACCTGCCCAAGACGGCCTTCATCACCAACTTCAGCAT GGAGATTGAGGGTCAGATCTATGTTGGGGTTGTGAATGAAAAGGAGAAAGCCAAGAAACAGTATGAGAAGGCTGTTTCAAGTGGACGGACAGCTGGACTGGTCAA AGCTTCTGGAAGGAAAATGGAGAAGTTCTCTGTGTCTGTCAACATTGCAGCCAAGAGCAATGTGACCTTCATCCTGACCTATGAGGAGCTTCTTCAGAGGAAATTTGGCAAGTATGAGATCCTGACCCGAATAAACCCTAAACAGCTGGTCGAGAACTTTCAG attgtGGCTGATATCTATGAGCCCCAGGGCATTGCCTTTGTGGATGCCCATGCAACCTTCCTTTCCAATGAACTTCTCCCCCTGGTGGAGAAAACGGTCACAGACAACAAG GCACACATCTCCTTCTCGCCCACGCTGGATCAGCAGAGGAAGTGTCCAGAGTGTGATGGGTCTCTGATCAATGGGGATTTCATCATCAAGTATGACGTGAAACGAGCGTCCAGCCTCGGAGACATTCAG ATCGTGAACGGATACTTTGTGCATTTCTTTGCTCCACCGGATCTTCCCCGTATCCGAAAGAATGTGGTGTTTGTCATCGACAGGAGTGGGTCAATGTCAGGCCCTAAGATGATccag ACCCGCGTGGCAATGGAATCAATTCTCTCAGACGTCCATCCAGAGGACTACTTTGGTATCATCATATTTGATAGCTCAATTGATCTCTGGAAAGAATCCCTTACCAAAGCAACAGAGGAAAACGTGAATGAAGCCATTCAATTTGTCCGGCAAATATATCATAGGGGAG TCACTAACATCAATGATGCCGTAATGAAGGCCATCCACATGCTGCAAGATGACAGAAGGAACAAGAAGCTCCCAGAGAGAAGTGTGGACATGATCATTTTACTAACCGATGGAATGCCAAATGCGG gTGAAAGCAACCTTCAAAGGATCCAGCAGAACGTGTGCGAAGCCATCGGTGGTAATATGACTCTGTTCTGCCTGGGCTTTGGGGATGATGTGGATTACTCCTTCCTGGACGTGATGGCCAAACAGAACAATGGCGTGGCCCGCAGGATCTACGAAGCCTCCGACGCTACCCTTCAGCTGCAG GGTTTCTACGATGAGGTGGCTAGCCCGCTGTTGTCAGCAGTGGACCTGCGTTACCCTGACAACGCGGTGGATTCCTTAACCCCTCATCACTTCAGTCAGTTGTTCAATGGCTCAGAGATCGTGGTGGCCGGGCGGCTGTCTGAAAATGACATGGACAACTTCCTGGTGGAAGTGTTTGCCAATGGG TTCGAGCAGGACTTCCAGGTGCAGGGCGAGGCTAGTGTCACCGACTGGGACGTGATCTATCCAGAGAAAGATTACATCTTTGGGGACTTCACTGAGCGCCTGTGGGCCTACCTCACCATCCAACAACTACTGGAGACCAG TAAGAGTGGGCCAGCAGAGAAGAAGAGCAACGCCACGGCCAAAGCCCTGGAGATGTCCCTGAAGTACAGCTTCGTCACGCCCCTCACCTCCATGGTGGTCACCAAGCCAGAGACCGAGGATGGTCCCAGCGGGCCCCTCATAGCAGACAAGCTGACTGAGG AACAACGGCAGCAGGCTGACAAACAGG GTGCAAGATATCTGCACTCATCCCCTCGATCTGGAGGCTACAGTACTGCTGTTGCTCATCATCCTACATACTTTG TGGATGGAGATCCTCATTTCATGATCGaactgccagagagagaggacgctCTGTGCTTCAACATCAATGACTCACCTGGAACCATCTTTAACCTGGTCAAAGACCCCTCCATAG GACTTTTGGTCAATGGTCAGACCATTGGGGATAAGATGGTTGCCCCTGATGGTAAAGTCAACACCTACTTTGGCCGCCTTGGTGTTGTCCATCACACCCTGGGGGTGAGGCTGGAGGTGACCACTGAGTACATCACTCTGTCCCAGGATGGACAAAAGGTCAAGCTGCTGTGGTCAGATCAAGCTTCCCTAAAAGGACCCAG TGTGGATCTGCTTTTGACCAAGGACCGGAGCGTCAAGGTGACTTTAAGAGATTCTGTAAAGTTTGTGATCCTGCTCCATAAAGTGTGGAAGATGCACCCCTACCACCAGGACTACCTGGGATTCTACACTCTGGACAGCcaccttctctctccatccgtcCATGGTCTGCTAG GTCAGTTCTACCATGGGATTGAGTTTGAAGTTGGAGATCTACGTCCAGGAGAGGTTCCTGAGAAACCAGACGCCACCATGTATGTCAAAGGACATCAGCTCAATGTGACCAG AGGTTGGCAACGGGACTTCAGGAAGGATTTGAAGAAAGGAGAAAATGTGCCATGCTGGTTCATCCACAGTAATGGAACAGGGCTCATTGATGGCAGTGCTGAAGATTACATCGTGTCAGGCCTCTTTAACACTGTTTGA